A single Pseudochaenichthys georgianus chromosome 10, fPseGeo1.2, whole genome shotgun sequence DNA region contains:
- the lnx2b gene encoding LOW QUALITY PROTEIN: ligand of Numb protein X 2b (The sequence of the model RefSeq protein was modified relative to this genomic sequence to represent the inferred CDS: inserted 4 bases in 3 codons; deleted 1 base in 1 codon) yields the protein MATTEAKVAGSSSAAGLSWARVCKECGQQHEGSDCHLYEYQDEVDDELVCHICLQPLLRPMDTPCGHTYCFHCLSNFLKEQDFCPVDRQRLQLHQCRPSSLLVRNLLDKLTVMCPHSAECQLKMQRCELQPHLHNRCPVFRRLREEAEKRKRPSWNELKGRKSDGESSADAKQSATLSQNPTRDQPEPGLINPAYEESEDDNTPLRSSLVAEANVVELFREEPEEELGLRIVGGKDTPLGNIVIQEIVRDSLAARDGRLAPGDHILEVNEVSLASVPHSGPIAVLRQPSVLRLTVMQEXGFKTRDPRSDHLPSSGPAPTASQPSHSXHGNANSNHNPGSVLHVTLVKSQRSEPLGIKLIRKSDESGVFILDLLSGGLAAKDGKLRNNDKVLAINGHDLRHGTPESAAQIIQASEVRVNFVVMRPAEPQEEGGGSKRGXHSRAARRVPEPQYFRRRSTYIKDPPGGFSSQEKTVSMKKEPRLSLGITIAGGRDCRSRLPVYITSVQPVGCLHRDGTIQRGDVLLSINGVDLTQLTYNEAVSVLKAQTAQSQVALRVIQTLSENPDEDSEANKGDMDTMEDPRDDALNWTPLWTRWLGLPSPMHWCRDIVLQKTNNESWGFSIVGGYEESHGQQPFFIKTIVPGTPAHFDGRLKCGDEIVAVNGATTVGMNNSSLIPMLKLQKNKVTLTVVSWPGSLV from the exons ATGGCTACAACAGAAGCTAAAGTAGCCGGCAGCAGTAGCGCTGCAGGTCTGTCGTGGGCGAGAGTGTGTAAGGAGTGCGGGCAGCAGCACGAGGGCTCGGACTGCCACCTGTATGAGTATCAGGACGAGGTGGATGATGAACTGGTTTGCCACATCTGCCTGCAGCCCCTCCTCAGACCTATGGACACCCCTTGTGGCCACACATACTGCTTTCACTGTCTGAGCAACTTCTTGAAGGAGCAGGACTTCTGCCCCGTGGACCGCCAGCGGCTGCAGTTACATCAGTGCCGTCCCTCCAGTCTGCTGGTCAGGAACCTGCTGGACAAGCTGACGGTGATGTGTCCCCACTCTGCAGAGTGTCAGCTGAAGATGCAGCGCTGCGAGCTGCAGCCGCACCTGCACAACAG ATGTCCTGTTTTTAGAAGACTGAGGGAGGAAGCAGAGAAGAGGAAGAGGCCCTCGTGGAACGAGCTAAAAGGACGTAAGAGTGACGGGGAGTCGTCTGCTGACGCTAAACAATCAGCAACACTTTCCCAAAACCCCACCAGAGATCAGCCTGAGCCGGGGCTCATCAATCCTGCCTATGAAGAAAGTGAGGATG ACAACACCCCGCTGCGGTCCAGTCTGGTGGCCGAGGCCAATGTGGTGGAGCTGTTCAGAGAGGAGCCGGAGGAGGAGCTGGGCCTGCGCATCGTGGGGGGGAAGGACACGCCGCTGGGGAACATCGTCATCCAGGAGATAGTGCGGGACTCGCTGGCAGCTCGTGACGGCAGACTCGCCCCGGGGGACCACATCCTAGAG GTGAATGAAGTCAGTCTGGCCTCAGTCCCTCACTCCGGGCCCATCGCGGTGCTGCGGCAGCCCTCCGTCCTCCGGCTCACTGTGATGCAGG AAGGTTTCAAAACACGGGATCCGCGGTCGGATCATCTCCCTTCGTCTGGCCCCGCCCCCACTGCCTCCCAACCCTCTCACA CCCATGGCAACGCTAACTCCAATCACAACCCGGGCTCCGTTCTGCATGTTACGCTCGTGAAGAGTCAGCGCAGCGAACCGCTCGGCATCAAACTCATCCGCAAGTCTGACGAGAGCGGGGTCTTCATCCTGGACCTGCTGTCCGGGGGTCTCGCAGCCAAAGACGGGAAACTGAGGAACAACGACAAAGTGCTCGCTATCAACGGACACGACCTGAGGCACGGCACACCTGAGAGCGCTGCCCAGATCATACAG GCGAGTGAGGTGCGTGTGAACTTTGTGGTGATGAGGCCTGCAGAGCctcaggaggagggggggggcagcaagAGAGG GCACAGCCGAGCAGCCAGGAGG GTCCCGGAGCCACAGTACTTCAGACGCCGCTCCACATACATAAAG GATCCTCCAGGAGGGTTTTCCAGCCAGGAGAAGACGGTGAGCATGAAGAAGGAGCCTCGGCTTTCCCTCGGCATCACCATCGCCGGGGGGAGGGACTGTCGGAGCCGTCTGCCCGTTTACATCACCAGCGTGCAGCCGGTCGGCTGTCTTCACCGAGATGGCACCATCCAAAGAG GCGACGTTCTGCTGAGCATTAACGGTGTGGATCTGACCCAGCTGACCTACAACGAGGCGGTCTCTGTGCTGAAGGCTCAGACTGCTCAGTCCCAGGTGGCCCTGCGCGTCATCCAGACCCTCTCCGAGAACCCCGACGAGGACAGTGAGGCGAACAAGGGCGACATGGACACTATGGAAGACCCGCGAGACGACGCCCTCAACTGGACGCCGCTGTGGACTCGCTGGCTGGGATTACCGAG TCCCATGCACTGGTGCCGGGACATCGTCTTGCAGAAGACCAACAACGAGAGCTGGGGCTTCAGTATCGTCGGGGGTTACGAGGAGAGCCACGGCCAGCAGCCTTTCTTCATCAAAACCATCGTGCCTGGGACCCCTGCTCACTTCGACGGACGCCTCAA GTGCGGCGATGAGATCGTGGCGGTGAACGGCGCCACCACGGTGGGAATGAACAACTCCTCTCTCATCCCCATGCTGAAGCTGCAGAAGAACAAAGTCACTCTGACGGTGGTGTCCTGGCCCGGCAGCCTGGtgtag